The nucleotide sequence GCTGGCTGGCTTATCGCATTCCAAACTGCGAAAAGCACTTGTAGCGATGCATGAGCAACCGGGACAGGAGTGGTCGCTGGAGGCATTGGCCCATATCTCGGGGATGTCTCGCAGCGTTTTTGCTGGCACCTTCCGCAGCGTGGTCGGGTGTACTCCTGGTGTCTATCTTCAAGGTTGGCGCGTTAGACTGGCGCAGCAGGCATTACGGCAGGGTAGGCAGTTGAAGATAATCGCGGTTGAGGTCGGCTATGGTAGTGAGGCCGCCTTGTCCCGGGCATTCAAGGCTCAATGTGGCATGACGCCACGAGAGTGGCGGCAGCGCAGGGTGTTGGCTGACACCTCAGAGTCTTGAACTGCACCTAACGGTAGTGCAGGAGGACGACGGTGGGTACTTCTGCGAGAGGAGGTTTTACGTGGAAATGCACTGTGGGACATCGAACTGATGTGGCTGCTGGGGGCGCTCTCACCCGACGTCAAAACGATTGCCGACTATCTATGTGGTAATGACAAAATCATGCGCAATGTCTGCCGGCAGTTCTTCGTCTTGTGCCAGGCGTTGAATCCGCTCACACATGCTGTCGTCGCCATTGATGGCCACCCGAGATGGAAACGGCTGATCGCCAGCCAGCTAAAATCGCTGAAGCCAGATCAAAGTGTTACTAGCAGGATTATTTGCACAAAAAATAAGTGGCCATCTATTTTCGAGCGCAAATGGTACTCGACCCGCTGTCTGAAGGCAGACAACATTTGCAGCTAGATTGAGCCTGCATTCATACCGGTAGAGGTAGAATAGGAGGTGTCCGGAATAAATACCAGATCGCCCTCCCTGCCGTCCACCCATACTGTCAATCAGCTTTTGGGGCTCTTAGTCTCAGTCGACAATGAATAGTTTGGCTCCGCTCTTGGTAGATGCACGGTGCGCCGGGTCAGCAAAATCGGACACCAAGTAGCCCATACCAGGTTCGAGTTCGAAGTTGCGCCCGTCGCGCAGTTCAGTCTGTAGGTCACCTTCGATCAGGTAGATAATGTGACCGCGATCGCACCAATGGTCGGCGATATAGCCTGGAGAATACTCGACGACACGAATCCGGATGTCGCCCAGATTGACAGTGCGCCAAAGTGATGTGCCAACTTCGCCGGGATGCTCGGTGGTTTCGTGAGTGCGCCAGTCGATGACGCTGAAACGTTGCTCCGGTAGTTTCATAGAGGTTCCTTGGGATGATTAAGAGTGGACGAATTTGCCGTGAAGAGGAGATAGAGCTTATTCCAGTAACAGCACGGCTTCGGCTTCTACCTGCACACCTCTTGGAAGACTGAGCACTCCGATGGCGGCGCGTGCCGGAAATGGCTGACTCATGTACTGACCCATGACGTCATTGAAGATAGCGAAGTTGGATAGGTCAGTCAGGTAGGCGTTGAGCTTGACGATTTGGTCGAGCGAACCGCCGGCAGCTTCACACACAGCCTTCAGGTTCTTGAACACCTGGTGGGCCTCGGCGACGAAGCCACCATCCACCACGGTCATGGTGGTTGGATCGAGCGGGAGTTGCCCTGACAGATACACTGTATTGCCGGCCTTGACCGCCTGGGAGTAAGCGCCGATGGCAGCCGGAGCATTGTCAGTGTGGATGATTTGTTTTGCCATAGTAATTCTCCTTCTTTCAGATGCAGGGTTAACAGGTCGTTGAAAAAACTCGAGCCTTTCTTTTTGTCTCATTCATGCATAGTTGCGGAACCGCTGTATACCTTTCGCTAAGTCAGCAATGAGGTCATTGGGGTCTTCTAATCCAATATGCAATCGTATCAAGTGACCTGACTCATCCCAGCTGGTCGCACTCCGAATCGCTCTCGGATCTACTGTTATGGCAAGGCTCTCAAACCCGCCCCAAGAGTACCCAAGACCAAAAAATTCGAGATCATCTAGCATGGCTTTGATTGCCTCGAACGGAGCCGGTTTTGTAACAAACGAGAAGAGCCCCGAGGATCCTGAAAAATCACGTTTCCACAGAGAATGCTGAGGATGAGAAGAGAGCGCGGGATGAATCACCCTTGATACCTCATCATGCCCCTCCAACCACTGAGCGATCTCGATGGCACTTTCTTGGTGGCGAGCCAAGCGAACTTCCAGTGTGCGCAATCCACGAAGTGCCAGAGTGACATCATCAGGACCGACATGCATACCCAGTTGAAAGTGGAAGGCTTTTACTTTGTCCCAGGCGCGAGGGCCAGCAGCTACCGTACCGAGCAGCGCATCGGAATGGCCAACGACATATTTGGTACCGGCCATGACTGAAATGTCTGCGCCAGCAACTAGGGGCTTGAAGAGCAGCGGCGTCGCCCAAGTATTATCCGTAATGACTATTGCATCATGTTTGCGGGCTACTGCTGCAATCGCAGGAATATCTTGGATCTCAATGGTGTGCGAGCCAGGAGACTCTGTAAAAACCGCCCGTGTATTTGGTTTGAAAAGTGCCTGAATCCCAGCGCCAATGGTGGGGTCGTAGTAGGTTGTCTCAATACCCATCCTGCGGCCAGCTGTTTCACAAAAGTGACGTGTTGGCCCATACACACTATCTGGTACCAGTAGATGGTCACCGGCTCCTACTACCGAGAGAATGGCAGTAGTACAGGCAGACAAGCCGGATGGGGTCAAAACAGATCCGCACGCCATCTCCAAAGAGGTCAATGCTTCATTCAAGGCCTCGGTAGATGGATTGTTAAGACGACCATACTGATAGCGCTGATCACCACTTTGCATGGTATCAACATTGGGAAAGATCACAGTTGAGCCGCGATAGATCGGCGGATTTACAAAGCCATGGTGCTCTTCTGGGTGGCTCCCAACATGTGCCAGCAAGGTACCGACCCCACGGTTTTCGCATTCAATAGCCATATCTTCTCCCTAAGAAAGCTTCCTGGAAAACAAGTTGACAGCCCTATGCTATAGCTATTTAATGATGTAATTCGTGCATTTTCTTCACGGTGAATTGCATTCTATGCATCATTATTTGCGCCGCCTCGACCTTAACCTGCTTCTGGTTTTTGAAGCTCTTCTACGCTTACGTTCGGGAACTGCGGCTTCAGATGAGCTATCGATAAGTCCTTCTGCACTTAGTCATGCTCTTTCCCGACTGCGAGTGGCTCTGGCTGACGACTTGTTCGTTCGCGTCGGCAATACCATGCAGCCAACAGTCTTTGCAGAAAGTATGGCCGGTACCATATGCGGCGCCCTGGAGATGCTGTCACAAGGCCTGTCAGGAACAAAAGAATTTGACCCCAGGACTAGTGATCGGACGTTCTTTTTTGCAGCTACCGACTACACCGCGTTCACTGTTTTTCCCCGGTTTGTTGCGTATATGCAGAAAATGGCACCTGGACTTCGTTTTAAGGTGAGCTATTCAAGTGGACGAGAATCAACTGAAGACCTGATTGCAGGTAGAATTGATTTTTCACTGGGTTATGTTGAGGAGCTAGTTGAGCCACCATCTGGAATTGAGGGCTTCGAATTGTTACGTGATGACTATGTGGTAATTACTAACAGTAACCACCCTACGATTAGTCGTTCGCTCAGCCTGGAACAATATTTGTCGGCAAAGCATGCCGTCGTGACACCATGGAATGAGCCTGTCAGCGTTATAGGCAATGTACTGAATAAGCTTGGATTACAGAGGGATGAGGTGATTCAGTTGCCCTCACTCCTTGCCGCACCCTTTATCATTTCCCAAACTGATTTGGTCATGACTCTGCCGCATTGCGCAGCCAAAA is from Vogesella indigofera and encodes:
- a CDS encoding DHCW motif cupin fold protein, coding for MKLPEQRFSVIDWRTHETTEHPGEVGTSLWRTVNLGDIRIRVVEYSPGYIADHWCDRGHIIYLIEGDLQTELRDGRNFELEPGMGYLVSDFADPAHRASTKSGAKLFIVD
- a CDS encoding RidA family protein — protein: MAKQIIHTDNAPAAIGAYSQAVKAGNTVYLSGQLPLDPTTMTVVDGGFVAEAHQVFKNLKAVCEAAGGSLDQIVKLNAYLTDLSNFAIFNDVMGQYMSQPFPARAAIGVLSLPRGVQVEAEAVLLLE
- the metC gene encoding cystathionine beta-lyase, whose amino-acid sequence is MAIECENRGVGTLLAHVGSHPEEHHGFVNPPIYRGSTVIFPNVDTMQSGDQRYQYGRLNNPSTEALNEALTSLEMACGSVLTPSGLSACTTAILSVVGAGDHLLVPDSVYGPTRHFCETAGRRMGIETTYYDPTIGAGIQALFKPNTRAVFTESPGSHTIEIQDIPAIAAVARKHDAIVITDNTWATPLLFKPLVAGADISVMAGTKYVVGHSDALLGTVAAGPRAWDKVKAFHFQLGMHVGPDDVTLALRGLRTLEVRLARHQESAIEIAQWLEGHDEVSRVIHPALSSHPQHSLWKRDFSGSSGLFSFVTKPAPFEAIKAMLDDLEFFGLGYSWGGFESLAITVDPRAIRSATSWDESGHLIRLHIGLEDPNDLIADLAKGIQRFRNYA
- a CDS encoding LysR family transcriptional regulator is translated as MHFLHGELHSMHHYLRRLDLNLLLVFEALLRLRSGTAASDELSISPSALSHALSRLRVALADDLFVRVGNTMQPTVFAESMAGTICGALEMLSQGLSGTKEFDPRTSDRTFFFAATDYTAFTVFPRFVAYMQKMAPGLRFKVSYSSGRESTEDLIAGRIDFSLGYVEELVEPPSGIEGFELLRDDYVVITNSNHPTISRSLSLEQYLSAKHAVVTPWNEPVSVIGNVLNKLGLQRDEVIQLPSLLAAPFIISQTDLVMTLPHCAAKILQNSAPIAIYPAPFPVPPINLVAYWNERHKNSKAHAWMREQLLLIDFSCGKPI